A stretch of DNA from Ovis aries strain OAR_USU_Benz2616 breed Rambouillet chromosome 14, ARS-UI_Ramb_v3.0, whole genome shotgun sequence:
TGTTTGtagaaaccaaagctcagagatCAGAACTTACTTGATGTGTTATTTTGCCTCCTGCTTCCTATAACTCCATTACTCCAAGGAATTATACTTTCATGGCCAAGGAGAGATAGATATTATTGGTGGCTTTGTAGCTTGTTTTCTCTGCAGACTGTAACTTCCTCAACTATGTCTAGGATGCTGCGCCAATATGTTGGCCACTTCGGTGAAAAGCTGGTCCGCAGGCGTCCACTGGAGCTCAGGGTGGAGAGACCCAGAGCTTATCTTAACACCCTTGACCTGGTGGCCTTGGGCGTGGGCAGCACCCTGGGAGCTGGCGTGTACATCCTGACTGGTGAATTGGCCaaagtgagagctggaccagcGACCGTCATCTGCTTCCTGGTGGCCGCACTGTCCTGTGTGATGTCTAGTCTCTGCTTTGCTGAGTTTGGGGCCCGGGTACCACGCTCTGGTACTGCGTATCTCTACATCTACGTCACTGTGGGACAATTGTGTGCCTTCATCATTGGCTGGAACCTCATCCTGTCCTATGTCATTGGTgagatggtggggagggggaaggtgtGTAGCTTAAATATCAAGAGATAGGAGGTGGGGTTTAGGTCTTCACTCATTCATGAGAACTTTATTATTGACCTTGTGGGGTGAAGTGGATAATAGTGGCAGGGAAACTCCAAAATACCATTCTACTGAGCTCtgtcttgtttttcttaaatgatgGACCAGGAACCCAGAGGAAAGAGAACTACAGGGAGTGGGTCAGAAGGGGGGCGTGTCCAACAGCCTCATCCCTTTATTGTATTGAAGTCTTTGCTCAGCTGTTGGATTCATGAGATTTTCCTTTAGATCTGGATTTAAATTTTCAACCCTCACCTTCCAGCCCTTCTGGCCCCAAATTTCTGTTACATTTTTCCATGTAACACTGAACTCCTAGAATATTAATTAGTTGACTTATTTTGTGAATCATCTGGATCTGCCCTCCCCAACCCATGAAAAAAGACTCTTTGAGATTAAGTATTTTGCTTGGAGTCCCCTCCCCTCAAAATATATCCCGTATTAGAAATCTATTTATGTTTGTCAATGAACATTCCTTCTTCTGTTGCTGCAGCCACCTCCTCTGTGGCCAGGGCCTGGAGCTATGTCTTTGACAACCTCATTGGGAACCACATCTCTCAGATGTTACAGGAAACTTTCTCTCTGCAAATGCCCTACTTCTTGGCCAGGTATCCAGATTTTTTTGCCCTGGGCCTGGTACTGCTGTTAACAGGTGAGAAGGAGTCCATGATAGGATGTGGAGAGTGAGGTATTGAGGGGAAGCTGGGGTGGGAAAGCGTTGGGATGGAAGAATGGTGTGGGATTAGGACTGAAAAGAAGCATCTGGGATATGAGAAACAGGAAGGCAAGACACAGACCATTCTTTCCCATTCTTGGTACTATTGACAATTTGGACTGGGTTATTCATAGATTTAGAGGTGtgcatttcagattttttaaataaccttTGTTGGATATTTAGTAGCATCTCTGGGAAAATTAGAATATCTCCAGACGTTGCCACACATCACATGGTGGACAAATCACCCCAGCTGAGAATCATTTACTTAGACCATAAGTTTCTTCTCTGTACTGATACCAGAGATGTGattgttgggtttttttctaataaaaatatctattaaaattttatttatttacttggctgcaatGAGaattagttgtggcacacagactctctatttgtggcacacaggctccaaagtgcatgggctcagtagttgggtcTCGAAGGCTTGGCTGCTTtcaggcatgtgggatattagtttcttgacaagggatcaaacccgcagaTTGGATTGCAAAGCGAATTCTTAAACACTAGGCCACAAGAGAGGTCCTCAAAGATGTGTTTTTAATTGACAGGAAactaaaataacataaaataaaacattttcttattttccccagctttattgagatgcaaATACAACACGGTATAAATTTAAGATGTACATGAGATGATTTGGTAGAAGTTAATATTAGGAGAGGGTTGCCACAGTCAGAAATTGACCATCtgaaagtgtacaattcagtgggaGTTAGTACATTCATAATATTGTGTAACCATCATCTCCATCTGGTTCCAAACATTTTCACCACCCCTAAAGGACACCTTGTACCCACTGAGCTGTCACTGTCCATTGGTCCATCACCACCAGTGCCCTAACTCCCAGataccactaatctgctttctgtatcTATGGACTTAGTATTTTATATGCTTCATATTCCATCTTTCCTGCAGGACTGCAGGTTCTGGGAACTCGTGAGTCCACCCTGGTTAATAAAGTGTTCACAGGCATCAACATTTTGGTCCTCAGCTTCATCATCGTCTCTGGCTTCATTAAGGGAGACCTGCACAACTGGAAGCTCACAGAACAGGACTACGCATTGAACACTTCTGCATCCAGTGACACCTCGAGGTTAGGAGGGTTCTCGTGGTCATAGAAACGCTTGTGGTAGTGCTGATATGGGAATATGGTGGAGACTAGAGATCAATGGGCTGATGGATCCAGGTGACAGGGGTTCTGGGGCCTAGGACTTGTGGTACTAAATAGAGGAGTCCAGTAGAGATGGCTGAACTCGCCtcacccaccctctccttccttccttctttcactaGCTTGGGTCCTCTGGGTTCTGGAGGGTTTGTACCCTTTGATTATGAAGGGATTCTCCACGGAGCAGCTACATGTTTCTACGCATTTCTTGGCTTTGATTCCATTGCCACGAGAGGTAACATGGTCATTGTGTGTCTCATCAGGGATGTGGGCAGAGTTTGGGCTGCCCTTGGGTGTAAGGGTCGGTAGAAGGTTAGACTATGTTTGGACGTCAAGAGGGAATTTGATTCTGTGATTTCACCTCAGTgtgttttcctgacccagaactTCCACTCTCCCTGCAGGGGAAGAAGCTCTAAATCCTGATCGATCCATCCCCTTGGGCATCATGATCACGCTCTTCATCTGTTTTTTGGTGTATTTTGGTGTCTCGGCATCACTCACCCTCATGGTGCCCTACTACCTGATTCACCCTGACAGCCCCTTTCCGCAGGCTTTTCTCCACGTTGGCTGGGATGCTGCCAGATATGTCGTAATTGTTGGCACCCTCTGTGCTCTTACATCCAGGTCAGTGTCTTGGTTTTCTTCCCATCTACTGTCAGATGCTCCAGTATCCCAGCCCTTGGGATTGAGAGATAAGAAGGAAGGGCACCTTGCCCCATGTAGACTATGGAGCAGATGCCCTGGTCTCTCCTGCTTCTTCACGTCCTCACACGTGCCCCCATTTCCTCTCCCAGCCTCTTGGGTATTACATTCACCATGCCTCGGCTGATCTGTGCAATGGCAGAGGACGGGCTCCTTTTCCGGAGACTTGCCTGGATCTATGATCGCACAGGCACCCCCATCATGGCCATCGCGGCTTCTGGGAGCCTCGCAGGTGAATAAACAAAACCCACTCGGTCAACGTCCTTATCTTGCATAGGTCCAGTGGTTTCTCACTCTCTCCCCCACCTTGTTCCTGCCCTCATTCTAGGGATCATGGCATTACTTTTTGAGTTCAGAGATCTTGCGGACCTTGTGTCAATCGGGACCCTGCTTGTTTACTCCCTAGTGGCTCTTTCTGGTCTTGTCCTCAGGTGAGACTCCACTACATCTTAACTGGGGCCCATGGACTCATGGGGATTGATGGGGAGGTAATCTGCCTTCATGCTGTCTTCTAAATGTCCTGCTCTGCTTAATGCAAGACTGATGTAGAATAGGCTGTGTGATGTTGGCTGAATAGGGACTGCTGTTAATATTGCTTTAACACCTCTAATTAAGGTACCAGCAAGATCAGAATTTAAGCAAGCAggagaaaaaagaggagaaaatggagaTGAAGCCTGATATTGAAGGAAGACCTTTGGAATCTGTACCTGAAGAAGGAACCTCAAACATTCTGAAgagtctgtgtgaccctatcAACACCATCCCCACCAGGAAATCTGGCCAGATTGTCTATGGATGTGCCTTCCTGCTTGGTGAGCAGTGAGACTTCTCTTTGGTTATACTCTGAAACTGACAAGATAGAGTGGGATTCTGTGTCTTTGTCAGCTGAGGAGGAATCTTAGAGACATGATGGCTCTTCCTGATGTGAGCAGTTTGGGGAGGGGTGTGACCCCAGGTCCTGACATCTTTGTCTTCTGGGTCCagcctgtcctcctcctccttgacCCTTGCAGTTCTCCTGCTGACCATCCTGAGCCTGGTCCTGGCCCGGTGGTCCAGCCAGGTGTTCTCTGGAGACCCCGTGCTCACAACAGTggctgtgttgctgctgctgctcatcacTGGGGTCACGGTCATCATCTGGAGGCAGCCCCAGAGCCCTACTCACCTTTATTTTAAGGTAAGTGACCTTATGTGCCCAACTATCCACCTCGAGTGAATGAAGTCTTCACGCTTCATGGCCTAAACATTATTTGCTGGACCAAGGAAGAAGCGAAATTACTAAAACAAACAGACCCTTCCCTGATCCACACTCAGTGCTTTACATATATAATCTCAGTAGGCCCTGAATGCACAGCCTGAGCAGGACTGGAGTCTCCCTACAATCATGGGGTAGGGTCTCCCTTTCAGATGTCTGTAGTGTGTTCAGGGATGACCTGACTCTGCCCACAGGTGCCTGCTCTGCCTGTCCTCCCACTGGTGAGCATCTTTCTGAACATTTATCTCATGGTGCAGATGACCTCTGGGGCCTGGGCCCAGTTTGGCATCTGGATGGTGATTGGTAAGTGACTTTCTGGGATAAAGAGTCCACTTGACTGATTGAACCCAAATTGAACTCCCCCAAACTGTCTTGGCCACGATAGGAGCACTGTTGGGCACTTGTAAGTGGGGAGAGCACCTACTTTTCCTTCTCATTGTCTCATTTCCCTCCTAGGATTTGCCATATACTTTGGATATGGGATCCGACACAGCCTGGAGGAGAACAATGAGCCACAGCCACCAGCCTCCACCCCCCAGACTCTTGATCAAAACATATCAGGTCATGAATCATCTTAGCCATAGGAAACATGCTATGTGGAATCCCACCATGCACTGGAGGATCTGCTGGTTCAAGGGACACTGAGTCTCTATGGCCTGTGAAGGTGAAATGCATTTGCTGCTGTGTATTTATTGCTAGTGGACAAAATGACTTGaatgttttacaatttttaagcaagcttttaaaatcataatataCATCTAGAAAAGTGCATGCTTTCTTAGTAAGCAACaagatgaattttcacaaagaaaGTATACCAGTATAACCAGCAactagaggaggaaaaaaatattaacctTCACATAAGAAGCTTGTTCCTATGCCTAATTTCAGCAAAAACACAGAGATTGAAACTTGGAAAGGAAATACCGGCAGCTTACACATTTTGTCAAGAGTTACACTTTATGTATTAAGATACAAATAGGTTGGAAGTAAATGCAAGGGAACAGATATATTGTGCAAACAGTAATACTAGGAAGCCAAGGTAGCTATCTTAATACCAAACAAAGTagactttaagaaaaagagaataattaCTTATAAACTAGATCACTTCTGATAAAAGGAAATGGTCATTTGTATCTCTTTGCCCAACTTTATTGAGTTATAGTGtagtgtggtggtttagttgctaagttgcactGGACtcgtgtgacctcatggactatagcccaccaggcttctctgttcacggGGATTCttcaaggcaataatactggagtgggttgccatttccaccttcaGGGAATCATCCTgccccaaggatcgaactcatgtctcctgcattgcaggtggattcttaactgacttagccaccagggaagccagtcacATACTCTTAGAGTTACACAATAGAGTTGATGGGGGAAAGTTCTTTATTGAAAAAACTACTCTTATTTTGCCAGAGGAGAGGGACGTGGGTGGGAAGTAATGGTTAGTTGATAAATGGTTACGGTTGCATAGACCTAAAAGCAAGTGAAATTGGAGAGACAAGATTAACAGGTGCTGCTGCAGAATTAATGTTTAAATTGGGCTTACGGACATTGAAGACATTGGTAATAAGGAAGCAGaggactgttggtgggaatgaacaGCTGATGTAGAGTGAACAAGGGATGGAGGTCAAGATACTGAGTACAAGTTAttagattaatttaaaaacagatgaGGATGAACAGAACTAGGACATACAGGATCTTACAAGTTCTGGGATAACAGGCTTAGAAAGCAGATAATGGAGACTGATTCTTTTGAGTAAAACTTTGATGGAGGAGGCTGACATCACCTGATTGCTGTTCTTGCCTTACCACCGGGGGACAACGAGATATCCCATGTTACCCAGTGTGCTGTAACAGGCAACACAGAACACTGTCCATGAAAGAGTCTTGATGAGAAGCTGAATCAGAATGTGCTCAAGCTTCTAGACCAACTGCTAGCTCATAGGAGACCTAAGAATTTCACCCAAAAACACTATTGTCCAAAACCACAATGTGGACAATTTTCCAGCAAGGAAAAATGATGCACTTTCTGTAACAATTAATTGATATGACCCAAAGTGGAGAGTTAATGTAGACATACCTTGGAGATTTGGTTCCAAACCACTGCAATAAGGAGACTTGGCAATAAAGAGAGTCACACAGCTCTTTGATTTTCCAGGGCATGTAAGTTACTTTATACTACACTGTAGTCTGTTCAGTGTGCTATAGCACCGCCTTTAATTAAACAATGTATagaccttatttttaaagatgtatagaacagccttttggactccatgcgagagggcaagggtgggatgatttgggagaatggcattgaaacatgtatattatcataagtgaaatgaatcgccagtccaggtctCATGCATGATAGAGGGTGCTCGGGgttggtgcactggaatgacccagaggaatgggatggggagggaggtgtggggagggttcaggatggggaacacacgtacacccgtggtggattcatataaatgtatggcaaaaccaatacaatattataaattaattagcctccaattaaaataaataaatttatatttttaaaaataaataaaaaataaaatctaaaaaaaaagatattattgcTAAGAAATGCTTACCATCATCTGATGACTCAAGGTTGCCCCAAAGCTTCAActgtaaaaaagtaaaaaatgcagtatttgcAAAGCACAACAAAGAAACTTATTTctctaaatatgtatatatctttatattcAATATATGTAATTAATATTATATAAGTATTAATATTCATAAATGTTTGTCTGTGTAAAGTATTTGTATTAAAACAGTACATAATGTATAGAACTTTAGAATTgggtaaattaattaaaatgcagTAAACAACGTAGATATGTATATACTGATGGAGAAATGTTTTATAGATGTGAGTGGGTATGGGTGTGGGcacattcactcagttgtgtctgactctttgcagccccatggaccgtagcccgccaggttcctctgtccatgggattctccaggcaagaacactggagtaggttgccgttcccttctccaggggatcttcccaacccagcgatcaaacacacatctcctgcattggcaagcggattctttaccacggaccCACATGGGAaaccattttatagattatacattTGATCCATCATCTCAGTTTCCTGTACAATCATTTGTATGTGCGGTTTTGGCAGCAGACTGTAAGCAGATGGGGATATATGTCATGAGTAACTTGATAGCTAGGGCAAggataataatattaaaacaataatcaTCTATAAAGCAGTGTGGAAAATTTGCCTAGTCCCAAGGGGAACCTACCAATCAGGTCACTGAAAGGGTCAGTCTGTGTTACATTTTGCAACCGTTTTGCCCCTTGGAAAATTTCTTCTGTGTGGGTCTCAATGTCTTCTGAGGTAGTAATGTAAGTCAAAGAAGTCATGTGAGTAATAGTATAACGCCTTCTTGTTTGGCCAGTAGAAAATCTAGGGCAATTCTATTCTCTAAAACCTACTTTGGCTGAGGATTTTAGGTATATCTGTTGTGCTACAGTTCTTTCTGTGGTTTCTTCAGTTATTTGAGCAATGGTGGCTTATAGATTTCTAAGTATATTTCTGTTTACACATACCCTTGGGCTAGGAACCAAGATTCCCAAAGACTTTGCCACCAGCTATCTTGGTATCCTGCTAACATGGATCTCTTGACTCTGTAATGGGGAGGTAACATAATGATCCAATACCATAAACCTACTTGCCAGTTATTGAGACATACCTTGGGAAGATGGATTCGTTCCAGTACCACATATGAAGACAAAACCCAGGAGAGCAGAAGCCAGATTTGGACAAATGAggaccctcatacactgttgttgggaatgtaaatttgtgcaaaCACTATAAAAcacaatatggaggtttctcaaaaaactgaaaatagaactaccatctgacccagcaagtccactcctgggtatatatccaataaaaacaaaaacactaatttgaaaagacgcATGCCcttcaatgttcatagcagcattattcacaattgccaacaaatggaagcaacctaagtatccatcaacagatgaatggataggccttccctggtggtccattcaccttccaatgcagggtgcacAGATATATGAtgcctagtccaggaagatcctacctCCCATGGGGAAACTAGGCCtgtgaaccacagctactgaacccacatcctgcaaatactgaagccctTGCAGCTAGAaaccatgctctgcaacaagaaaaaccccacaatgagaagcttgttCACTGCAAatagagagcagcccctactggctaaaactagaaaaagcccacatgcaacaaggaagacccagtgcagccaaaaggaatataaataaataattttttaaaaagacagtcaGGTGAATGATAAAGAAGAtgtcatataaatatttatgtgtgtgtgtgtatatatatacatacaatgataTACTACGCAgccagaaaaagaactaaaactcTCCATAATAGCTTAATCTACTTCACTCCCTCTTGTGTGGgtggctttaaaaaacaaaatgacaatactgttaatcaactatacctcagttcTTACGGAAGTTAATGCAATAATCAACCACTTACATTTAAGACCCATGTTGCTGGTTTGTGctcagtttcagcatgtgggctgccgggggccagcgtgaggaattccgcccatggcaaaggtcatgaggaacgaggcttggcatatgcaaaggcgtgatcaagcctcaggaaaccccctgttcccgagcatctaaccccaacaccagagtctgttttatgctctcacctacacctctgactttacagggggctctccccccataactgtttctctcggagaaggagtaaacgtgcagctccaaagcaataaaaattcctgggcgtgacaagagtgtttcagcttatggactcctctgaaggttatctagcccgcctgtataggttcgtccggccacatgtgattgcttacagcctcccaacctgagaggcacgagatgttttagacttactaaaggcaaattatttgggggagttaaaattattagtgtagtgtgttggttaggaattatttggtgaagggtctcttcatttgttgtgtcaataattgctgctaattccctgctctgggtgggacaaagctgtctcaggtcaaacctctctgctgacagactagcttgtgtgacaggattatccatactcctgccacgtgattgtttactacctctcaaccataaacagcacagagttttggagtattttgagagtcttaattagcataggactttttcttcttgttgagtcaatgattgctgccaggcctctatatccttaggcacctgggaatatattaatcaatgtatttggaatatagcaaaggaaatatagtgatatatatttgatattagcaatactagactttttgagttaatggattttctcttttgtaatagatcactgtactttgttatatatcactgtgtccttgctatgtaagaatgtaactttatcatatcttaagactaaatagatcttaaggggagcattggtgaaaggattttcatttgttgggctgatggttgctgctaaatctctatgttccctactcttataatgaatataactagcatataggaagaaataagtattaacctttaagcatataagagaaataagtattaacctttaagattaatcatgttaaccttgggttaaataaattcctttcttgactgtaactcactacaccctcaccctataggaatgcaactttatttggagggtggtgcctggtttaagaaaaaacacacttggaaaaaatacgttttttggttatcagaaagaaagcatcataaaatgtcagcaggtctcactcatggccagaagatgatgtaatatccctaagaccttttttatacatttatgtgaagcacctgattttgataaaggtcaggactgctgacccccacgtgactctgtattcgtccctatgtgtaacaaaaggtatataagcaaaccccaaaataaagaaatcggatcagtttccagaaagactgattcccccatgtcgcttctttcttgctcccatttttctggctgaattcccatctggagcatggatgctattccacgtaatccaagttattcagcctccttttctccactaaccttcctactacactatccatttctaatctctctatatctgtgattaaatatgtatttttccaaagacgccgactccgtccccaccttcgaatcaccctggatccaccggggctggaccctggcaagtgGCACCTGAACGGGATTCTTGGCCCCAGGAGGAGAAGAATTCCATCTGGGACCAAAGATGAGGCTTGAtttctcagagcttttgtgtaataaagttttattaaagtataaaggagatagagaaagcttctgacgtaggcatcagaagggggcagaaagagtacccccctgctagtctttagctggatgttatatagttatcagcagtctgttaatgaaagaaaggaatgtctcaaaacttagaatggcaccaggcccctcacccataggatgtattttgggataatcttggctccaaatggttcatcttgggccataaaaggattaacttgaatcttgaagaaggcagagcaccatacaaacAGTGTTAtgtacatagattagaggaacaatatcggagtataacatactggtttatcaagtaggttctaaGCCCAAAAGgcagaactgacttgaagacagagtttggggtaaatgcatagtatattagcatagcttaagataaccatttccataagaaaaaggcattggttaacttcaggtgaaaccaggtgtcatggcaacacagaattttaagagaaacctccttttaaatttgtacagagaaggaaaaaatatcgctactttgtttcctcctgccacttaagagagagaaaaatgtctgacacttgcaggctatttcctccatttggagacctctggccttcctgcctgttaccctctcaaaactaagccatgccatgtggggccacccaagatagacgggtcgtggtggagaggtctgacagaatgtggtccactggtgaagggaatggcaagccacttcagtattcttgccttgagaaccccatgaacagtatgaaaaggcaaaaagataggacattgaaagatgaactccccagatcaggaggtgcccaatatgctactgaagaccagaggagaaataaattcagaaagaatgaagggatggagccaaagcaaaaacaatacccagccgTGGATGTCaccggtgatagaagcaaggtccgatgctgtaaagagcaatattgcataggaacctggaatgtcaggtccatgaatcaaggcaaattggaagtggtcaaagaagagatggcaagagtggacgttgacattctaggaatcagcaaactaaaatggactggaatgggtgaattta
This window harbors:
- the LOC101114383 gene encoding cationic amino acid transporter 3-like, which codes for MLRQYVGHFGEKLVRRRPLELRVERPRAYLNTLDLVALGVGSTLGAGVYILTGELAKVRAGPATVICFLVAALSCVMSSLCFAEFGARVPRSGTAYLYIYVTVGQLCAFIIGWNLILSYVIATSSVARAWSYVFDNLIGNHISQMLQETFSLQMPYFLARYPDFFALGLVLLLTGLQVLGTRESTLVNKVFTGINILVLSFIIVSGFIKGDLHNWKLTEQDYALNTSASSDTSSLGPLGSGGFVPFDYEGILHGAATCFYAFLGFDSIATRGEEALNPDRSIPLGIMITLFICFLVYFGVSASLTLMVPYYLIHPDSPFPQAFLHVGWDAARYVVIVGTLCALTSSLLGITFTMPRLICAMAEDGLLFRRLAWIYDRTGTPIMAIAASGSLAGIMALLFEFRDLADLVSIGTLLVYSLVALSGLVLRYQQDQNLSKQEKKEEKMEMKPDIEGRPLESVPEEGTSNILKSLCDPINTIPTRKSGQIVYGCAFLLVLLLTILSLVLARWSSQVFSGDPVLTTVAVLLLLLITGVTVIIWRQPQSPTHLYFKVPALPVLPLVSIFLNIYLMVQMTSGAWAQFGIWMVIGFAIYFGYGIRHSLEENNEPQPPASTPQTLDQNISGHESS